The stretch of DNA acatacagtatgagcaacatacagtatggatGATGAGTACACAGTTTTAGTGATGGTGCATACTGGTATATCCATAACAAATGGATACATAAATAAGAGCTGAACTGCGAAAGGATCTAcctattatatatatttatcctTCATGTAGATTAACTACATGTGTATTACAAGAATGTAGATAAACCATTAATATGATAAAAAGacaatttccttttaaaacagctgCAATCACCTTCGTTAACACTGTTTTCCTAATACAGGCCCCCGAGGCAGGTAAAACTGAATCATCAGTAAGTCATTCATCTTGGATAGTTAAGATAGGCATGTAAATtgacagcagattttttttttcttttctttttaaatcagcacAAGAAGCCCTACCACATAATtctgaaacagagaaatagTACATTTCAACATGCATCAGTAGGCATTCAAATATCTGAAATATGCTTATTAATCATATGTAGTGTAGGTGTGCTATATCTTGACAAAATGCTTTTGATTCCTATCACCTGTCTCACAGTACACATGGACAAATTTTCTTGAGGCCAAGAATGAATCATGACATGTGataatggatttaaaaaacataaaacatgaaaaacataacCGAAATGAACTGtcttttcacattatttttggaACTGCAATCAACGTGTACAagtaaaaaagtacagtatatgggGAAAGTTTCTAAGTTTGCATTTACAGATAAACCACTGTTTCACTGTTGCATTTTTGACTAATACCAAACTTTCTCTTCCTGGTCAAATTTAGATCttaatgcaaaaacagaaatacctAATTTAAAATCAACTCAGCAGTCTGCCCAGCAGAAAAGCCACAGTGCTGCTCTGTTCATGCATAGCCTATGCTTAGTAGGTTATAACATGTTTTTACTAGGCTCACCATTGTGTCACTGTATAGCCAATTACAGTTTGCATCAAAAAGACACCGTGCTTTGTCAATCTGCCGACTTCGTTTAAAATTGggagaaaatgtcatttcacaACGACTTATTTATCCACAATCTGTGCTTCCGCGGCAAAATCAGAAAATGGCTACAGGAGGTGTTGAGGTACGACCAAACACGCTGGAGGGACACAGAATGGAGGGATATTGCAAAGGAGGTAGAGAAATAACACAAACTGGACAAGAAATTGCAACAGAATCTAgcttgatggatggatggagttgACGTGCTAATGGTCCTATGGATCACGTCATTGGAAATCAATTGATAACATACAGATCCAAGTTTATTTCCTGTCCGCTTCCATCTTTAGCAAATGTGTAACATTAAATAAACCTGGACCCATAAAGAATGTGTGTATGAAACTACGAAATGGTGTACATCTTGTGGAAGAATCTCCTTActgtccctccctccatctttctcttccctctctctcacagcaGCAAAGTGAAAGGCTGAAGGCTGGATCACATCAGATACCATGCAGCCAATCCAGCCAGAGCAGCAAACCAAGTAGCAAACAGAACCTGTCCTGTTGGGTGTCGGAGTACGGCCATGGCGAGTTGACAGGCATATGCCGTTCCACCCGACGCCGCTgggagcagaaaaagagaaaacaaacttaaacaaCACCCTCATTTTTATGTTACTTACAATGGCACAATGCTTACAAGAGAAGTATAACAGCATACCCATTTTGGCGGCATAGTAGGGGCATTTGCTGATGTCGCCACCCATTTCTCCATGGACGGGCATGCCAGCATCTGAAACATCCTCCTGGGTGGTTTTACCAATGTCTTCCAACTCCTCAAACACCTGCCAGCACAAACATATGTAAGGTTATCAAGTTAGTTGCATACGCTATATTCTAGAAATTGTTCATGAATAAAATATCCAGACAGGAATGGCTGTCATTGGCTAGTCCAGCAAAGTAAATACCTGAAAATTCATagaatcatcatcatttatcaCACTGATACATAAATCCAATACGGCCATAAAACAGTCctgcaaaatgatgatgatgtacaACACTGCTTACATGAGGCTCCTCAAAATCCAGATATTAGAGATATTAGTTATCACAGCATAAAAGGCTTAGACAAAttcaataaatgatcaaaataggCACACTCGGCACAAAAAGCACACTGAATGAAAATCCTCGTTTAACTGCTTCACCATCACCACCTGGGAACAGATCGCCCACTAATGTTTCCAAACATagctttcatttcttctttgctCTACCGCTCTAgccttctttccctctccactGCCTCTCACCTCCATGTTGAACTGGAAGGCCTTGACAGCCTCGTCCACCAGCCTCTTCTTTGTATCCATGTCTAGTTCCAGTTCGTTCATCCGACTGCGGTACAGCTGTTTGAAAGCTTTGGCACTATGGATGGCATCAAACTGATAAAACTCAAGGCCCTCTCCTGTGGTAGGAAGCTTCAAGGCTCTCTGCGCCACCTTCTTCAGCACCTGGCCCCCAGACAGATCCCCCATGTAACGGGTGTAAGCGTGGG from Xiphias gladius isolate SHS-SW01 ecotype Sanya breed wild chromosome 3, ASM1685928v1, whole genome shotgun sequence encodes:
- the hmox2b gene encoding heme oxygenase 2, with translation MSAEKMETRSVSNGAGPLYEEKEENLSPEDLSEMLAAGTKEVHEKAENTQFVKDFLRGRIRKELFKLGAVALYYTYTAIEEEIERNKDHPHFAPLYFPVELHRHEALAHDLEYFYGPEWQGQVSCSQATQRYVDRIHQVGQEDPVLLVAHAYTRYMGDLSGGQVLKKVAQRALKLPTTGEGLEFYQFDAIHSAKAFKQLYRSRMNELELDMDTKKRLVDEAVKAFQFNMEVFEELEDIGKTTQEDVSDAGMPVHGEMGGDISKCPYYAAKMAASGGTAYACQLAMAVLRHPTGQVLFATWFAALAGLAAWYLM